The Anoplopoma fimbria isolate UVic2021 breed Golden Eagle Sablefish chromosome 1, Afim_UVic_2022, whole genome shotgun sequence region ATGTAATTAAGCGAGGGTAGGACTAATGAAAGAAGAGCATCATCATTGCTGCTCGCTATGTGGTGTTGTTGCCTCACTAACTGATATTACTTCCACTTACTTTTCTGAAAAGTTCCTCGATCTCATCCTTATGTGCAAAAGTGTTCAATACCTCAACAACATACTGGATGAGAAAAGACCCACGATCCGGTCGTCTATATGAGACAGTATCTGGAGGAAAACATACAGAAAcagatactttttttatttttattacataaagTAACTTTTCTTAGCTAATTTCAATacatattattcattcattgtgTTATGAGCTGTAGAATAAGATctaataacatttacattaactCACCAGGGGTGCaggaaagaagagaaatgaagtctttttctttgtttacacaTCGTAAATTATCTTCCTCGATGTTTTCTTCACCAGCATTATCACAGGCCACATCTGGGTTTGCATCATCGCTAACAAGCACTGCTCCTTTTTCCCCTGAAACACATGTGGCATACTTTTAATACAGTGCAGGACAGCCTCGCTCACTTAGACAATAAATGACACAGAAGCAGAGAACACAGCTAGCTGTGAGAATAGAGAGAGTAACCTCCTCTGCAGGCctggatgatgatgatcttGGGTTTGTTCAGCAGTGCTGGACATTTCTCTGGGCCCAGGTGCTTGTAAATGTTGTTGATGGGGAACTCATCAGGTTTTTCATCAtgagatatcttttttttcaagtcgACACCACAGACAGTTCCCAGTTTCCCGTGTGACATGATAACCAAcaacacactgtctgtctctttaagtTTCGGATGTTTAGAGAACTCAATTACAGCATCATCGATtgcctgtgaaaacacaaaaaggcaAACATCAGTAACTGTATCACTAAATCAaccagacactttttttttttcctttttcataatAGTACCTTTCCTGtgaggtttgtgtgtttcacaACCTCGTATCCCAGAGCTGTGAGCAGTTCCTCCATATTCTCCTCGTCCTTCTCAGCTCCATTTCTGTTGAATTGCTCATCGGTAAACTTTATATTAGTGATTAGCAAGGCCACACGATTGCTAATGGACTTTTTGGGCGCGGGGTATATctgaaaaacagatttaaaggaAAACGTTTAACAAATATGTATCATTTGTCTGGAAATATTGTGGACTCTCTTAATAAAAATCATTTTCCCACTTGTTAAATAACACCTTTCTATCGAGGGCAGGTAAACTAAGATGTACAGGAACCAATATTACTCTTAATATGGCTTTTATGAAGGACTAACATTTCTATCATTCAGCTTCTCCTTCCAGAATGTCTCGCTGGTACGGATGAGTGTGGTTGACCATTCCTGATCCATCTGGGGCTCTGCAGCtggaaacagcaaaacaatTCTGTCCAAAATTGTGTACATCTTTCTTTGTAATGCACCTCTATTTAGGACAGTTTCAAAGAATTATATTAGTTTAGATCAAAATAGGATGGAGGTCTCGCTATAGCTGAAATATGTCAGCTCACCTGGCTGAGTAGGTTGACCAGAGGACAAACCCAGTTCAGCGTAAAGTGAAGGATCTCTGCTTTGAAGGTGAGCGATCATTTTTCTGCTggcttcctctcctttcttcctcACCATATCAATGAGACTGCGTGCCTTATTTGCTGTGGTTCTGTTCTCCTGACATATTGAGTCTTTCTGGCCGCCATTCAAGACTCGGTCGTCTAAAAGGTCGTCCAGGAGCTGGTAAATCAGTTCTTGCTCGGCCTTTTCCACAAACTTCTTCCTCACATTGGCAAGCTCCTCTAGAAGAGGAGATATGGAGCAAAAcaattgattaaaaacaaagatacTGACATGAGTAAGACTTCAGGGATATATGTTATTAAGTATGTATCCGTTGATATAAATGGGGTGAACACAATCGAGACACCTGTAAGTTTAAGGTAATACAattcatcaccaccaccacaaaaTACATCCTCTCAAAATTATAATTAAGTTTGATCAACAGCTCTGAAACGGTTTCatcaaaaactaaacattatagcattaatgaaatcaaatgtATTGTGTGACTGTTGTATTAAACTGTTCGTATAGGTGTACCTAATATACTGGCATCTGAGTGTATAATgaggttttaaaaaacaaatgatgtgaATTGGGTTAGTGCGAGTTAGATCCATTAAGTGTTGACTAATCATATAAACTCACAGTGACTTGGCCCTTTCTTAATAGTGAGTTAGAGGAATTCATGATACATCCTGCATTAAATGATCACTGTGCATTAGTTAGGCATTTGTTTATAACCCTGCTGTACAGTGATACCATACATCtatatgttttgaatatttccattCGTGTTCAAATAGTTATGATACACTAAACTGTGAATAGTATTAGTACtaataataaagtgaataaCTAGGTTTCTGTTGCGGAAGAACTGTAGTCTATTTCACTATTCGTCCTACACGTTTATGGGCTGCCCTGCGTACTTTGGACATTTAAGCTCTATAAACTCACGTTTGTAGTTTGCCAGAACAAACA contains the following coding sequences:
- the LOC129089059 gene encoding caspase a-like: MAEELANVRKKFVEKAEQELIYQLLDDLLDDRVLNGGQKDSICQENRTTANKARSLIDMVRKKGEEASRKMIAHLQSRDPSLYAELGLSSGQPTQPAAEPQMDQEWSTTLIRTSETFWKEKLNDRNIYPAPKKSISNRVALLITNIKFTDEQFNRNGAEKDEENMEELLTALGYEVVKHTNLTGKAIDDAVIEFSKHPKLKETDSVLLVIMSHGKLGTVCGVDLKKKISHDEKPDEFPINNIYKHLGPEKCPALLNKPKIIIIQACRGGEKGAVLVSDDANPDVACDNAGEENIEEDNLRCVNKEKDFISLLSCTPDTVSYRRPDRGSFLIQYVVEVLNTFAHKDEIEELFRKVMLRFEDFPDQTRRQMPTKDRCTLTRRFYFFPGL